One region of Catenuloplanes indicus genomic DNA includes:
- a CDS encoding amidase: MEVHEYASHDATGLRELIATGQVTPVEVEDAARRALAAAHADLNALTGPLYEPALTHDPDGPFGGVPFLIKDSGPVARGTAFRLGSRAIMGAVASADTELMARFRAAGLVTLGQTTAPEWSLSFATEPVLHGPTRNPWAPDRGVGGSSGGAAALVAAGAVPLAHASDGAGSIRVPAAACGLVGLKPTRGRLPVGPAVGEIGFGAVQEFALTRTVRDAARLLDAISAPHHGEKHRTPPPVRPYAHEIDARPEPLRVAICVEPWSGVPVDPEVADATTTVGELLEWLGHRVEPARPEFAAEDVIEALMLGGVASGLAVLRGGRGRRPDPSLLEAVSRAFLREAEAATALDVLTMLDAQHRVTHPVGTFFTRYDVLVTPTLGQLPAPHGTLRYDDPGQDARGWLRRILEYGPFTAPFNVSGTPAISLPLGQSRTGLPIGVQLAAGHAREDLLLRLAAQLEQAAPWQDRSPSLSVG, translated from the coding sequence ATGGAGGTACACGAGTACGCGAGCCACGATGCCACCGGCCTGCGCGAGCTGATCGCCACCGGCCAGGTCACGCCGGTGGAGGTGGAGGACGCGGCCCGGCGCGCGCTGGCCGCGGCGCACGCGGACCTCAACGCGCTGACCGGCCCGCTCTACGAGCCCGCGCTCACGCACGACCCGGACGGCCCGTTCGGCGGCGTACCGTTCCTGATCAAGGACAGTGGCCCGGTCGCCCGCGGCACCGCGTTCCGGCTGGGCAGCCGCGCGATCATGGGCGCGGTCGCGAGCGCCGACACCGAACTGATGGCCCGTTTCCGTGCGGCCGGCCTGGTCACGCTCGGCCAGACCACGGCGCCGGAGTGGAGCCTGAGCTTCGCCACCGAGCCGGTGCTGCACGGCCCCACCCGCAACCCGTGGGCACCGGACCGGGGCGTCGGCGGTTCCAGCGGCGGCGCGGCGGCGCTGGTCGCGGCCGGTGCGGTCCCGCTCGCGCACGCGAGCGACGGCGCCGGCTCGATCCGGGTACCGGCCGCCGCGTGCGGGCTGGTCGGCCTGAAACCGACCCGCGGCCGCCTGCCGGTCGGCCCGGCCGTGGGCGAGATCGGCTTCGGCGCGGTCCAGGAGTTCGCGCTCACCCGCACGGTCCGCGACGCCGCGCGACTGCTGGACGCGATCAGCGCGCCGCACCACGGCGAGAAGCACCGGACCCCGCCGCCGGTACGCCCGTACGCGCACGAGATCGACGCGCGGCCCGAGCCGCTGCGCGTGGCGATCTGCGTCGAGCCGTGGTCCGGCGTACCCGTGGACCCGGAGGTCGCGGACGCCACCACCACGGTCGGCGAGCTGCTCGAATGGCTCGGTCACCGAGTCGAACCGGCCCGCCCGGAGTTCGCCGCCGAGGACGTGATCGAGGCGCTGATGCTGGGCGGCGTCGCCAGCGGCCTCGCGGTGCTGCGCGGCGGCCGCGGCCGCAGGCCGGACCCGTCGCTACTGGAGGCGGTCTCCCGCGCGTTCCTCCGCGAGGCCGAGGCCGCGACCGCGCTGGACGTGCTGACCATGCTCGACGCTCAGCACCGGGTCACCCACCCGGTCGGCACGTTCTTCACCCGGTACGACGTGCTGGTCACGCCCACGCTCGGTCAATTGCCCGCACCGCACGGCACGCTGCGCTACGACGACCCGGGCCAGGACGCGCGCGGGTGGCTGCGCCGGATCCTGGAGTACGGCCCGTTCACCGCGCCGTTCAACGTGTCCGGCACGCCCGCGATCAGCCTGCCGCTCGGCCAGAGCCGCACCGGCCTGCCGATCGGCGTCCAGCTCGCCGCCGGCCACGCCCGCGAGGACCTGCTGCTGCGCCTCGCCGCCCAGCTGGAGCAGGCCGCACCGTGGCAGGATCGATCACCTTCACTGTCCGTCGGCTGA
- a CDS encoding helix-turn-helix domain-containing protein: MADSIRLDDPRALRAYAHPLRLSLVGLLRRNGPMTATQCAAALDENVPNCSFHLRQLAKYGLAERVPGADARERPWRATAMDTSWADDSDDPEMRAAADQLNAVILGRYIRLAEAYLATRAEETVEWRRAAGFGDYMIYVTAAELSALSERFDELLAPYGDRERAADGARPVSVVQLTMPRDEP, from the coding sequence ATGGCCGACTCGATCAGACTCGACGACCCGCGCGCGCTGCGGGCCTATGCCCATCCGCTGCGCCTCAGCCTCGTCGGGCTGCTGCGCCGGAACGGGCCGATGACCGCGACCCAGTGCGCGGCCGCGCTCGACGAGAACGTGCCGAACTGCTCGTTCCACCTGCGCCAGCTCGCCAAGTACGGGCTGGCCGAGCGGGTGCCGGGGGCGGATGCGCGGGAACGGCCGTGGCGCGCCACCGCGATGGACACGTCCTGGGCCGACGACTCCGACGACCCGGAGATGCGAGCCGCGGCCGACCAGCTGAACGCCGTGATCCTGGGGCGGTACATCCGGCTCGCCGAGGCCTACCTGGCGACGCGCGCGGAGGAGACGGTCGAGTGGCGGCGGGCGGCCGGCTTCGGCGACTACATGATCTACGTGACCGCGGCGGAGCTGTCCGCGCTGTCCGAGCGGTTCGACGAGCTGCTCGCGCCGTACGGCGACCGGGAGCGGGCGGCCGACGGTGCGCGGCCGGTCAGCGTGGTGCAGCTCACCATGCCGCGGGACGAGCCGTGA
- a CDS encoding MFS transporter: MFRTYWSAHVVSLVGEQISYLALPLLAVLTVGAGPAEMGYLTAAALLPNLLFSLAAGAWVDRRPAKRHIMIGADLVRAGLLLVVPVLAFAGLLQLWHLYVIAFLTGTLTLLFEVANNSLFASVVPRADYIGANSLLNGARAMSYVAGPSAGGLLVQTITAPFALIADAVSYLGSAILLLRIRPDESAAVSTSSSPEESGVLSGLRYIARSAVLRSLLLGVTVLNLFNYVFHALFILYVTTALGLSAGQLGVLIGVASVGGLLGAVITGPLTRRFGVGPVAIAGFVVFPLPLVLVPLAAGGEPTIMAMVFAAEFLSSIGVMMLDITVGSLQTAATPLTRLSLVSGAKRTVNYGVRPLGALLGGFLGETIGIHPTIWIASVGAVTGTLFVLFSPIRRLRELPDQPD; encoded by the coding sequence ATGTTCCGCACGTACTGGTCCGCGCACGTGGTGTCGTTGGTCGGGGAGCAGATCTCGTACCTCGCGCTGCCGCTGCTGGCCGTGCTCACGGTCGGCGCCGGCCCGGCCGAGATGGGCTACCTGACCGCGGCCGCGCTCCTGCCGAACCTGCTGTTCTCGCTGGCCGCGGGCGCGTGGGTGGACCGGCGGCCGGCCAAGCGGCACATCATGATCGGGGCGGACCTGGTCCGGGCCGGGCTGCTGCTGGTCGTGCCGGTGCTCGCGTTCGCCGGGTTACTGCAGCTGTGGCACCTCTACGTGATCGCGTTCCTGACCGGCACGCTCACGCTCCTCTTCGAGGTGGCCAACAACAGCCTGTTCGCGTCCGTGGTCCCGCGCGCCGACTACATCGGGGCGAACTCGCTGCTCAACGGCGCGCGGGCGATGTCCTACGTGGCCGGGCCGAGCGCGGGTGGCCTGCTGGTGCAGACGATCACCGCGCCGTTCGCGCTGATCGCGGACGCGGTGTCGTACCTCGGGTCCGCGATCCTGCTGCTCCGGATCCGGCCGGACGAGAGCGCGGCCGTGTCCACCTCGTCCTCGCCGGAGGAGAGTGGCGTGCTGAGCGGGTTGCGGTACATCGCCCGGTCCGCCGTGCTGCGCTCGCTGCTGCTCGGCGTGACCGTGCTGAACCTGTTCAACTACGTCTTCCACGCGCTGTTCATCCTGTACGTGACCACCGCGCTCGGGCTCTCCGCGGGGCAGCTCGGCGTGCTGATCGGCGTCGCCTCGGTCGGCGGCCTGCTGGGCGCCGTGATCACCGGCCCGCTCACCCGCCGCTTCGGCGTCGGCCCGGTCGCGATCGCCGGATTCGTGGTCTTCCCGCTGCCGCTGGTGCTGGTGCCGCTGGCCGCCGGTGGCGAACCTACGATCATGGCGATGGTCTTCGCGGCCGAGTTCCTCAGCAGCATCGGTGTGATGATGCTGGACATCACGGTCGGCTCGCTGCAGACCGCTGCGACCCCGCTGACCCGGCTCTCCCTGGTCAGCGGCGCCAAGCGCACGGTCAACTACGGCGTACGGCCGCTCGGCGCGCTGCTCGGCGGCTTCCTCGGCGAGACGATCGGCATCCACCCGACGATCTGGATCGCCTCGGTCGGCGCGGTCACCGGCACGCTCTTCGTCCTGTTCTCCCCGATTCGGCGCCTCCGCGAGCTACCGGACCAGCCGGACTGA
- a CDS encoding 2'-5' RNA ligase family protein produces MVAAIELYLDVDATRRIRTLWRSLEAEGVPTLAGLLGNRHRPHVSLAAAPRLDPHAVSSALSGLEVGRGLALSMDFTGQFVGRVLWLGITPTEELLAHHRAVHERLAAAGVEVWEHYRPGRWVPHCTISMRVPNPQMAHAVRRCIEVLPLRATVTGAAVADHANDIDHRLGTAGPHEPS; encoded by the coding sequence GTGGTTGCCGCGATCGAGCTCTACCTGGATGTCGACGCGACCCGGCGGATCAGGACGCTGTGGCGCTCGCTGGAGGCCGAGGGCGTGCCGACGCTCGCCGGGCTGCTCGGCAACCGGCACCGCCCGCACGTCTCGCTCGCGGCCGCGCCGCGGCTGGACCCGCACGCGGTCTCGTCCGCGCTGAGCGGTCTGGAGGTCGGCCGCGGGCTCGCGCTGAGCATGGACTTCACCGGCCAGTTCGTCGGCCGCGTGCTCTGGCTGGGGATCACGCCGACCGAGGAGCTGCTGGCGCACCACCGCGCGGTCCACGAACGACTGGCTGCGGCCGGTGTCGAGGTGTGGGAGCACTACCGCCCGGGCCGCTGGGTCCCGCACTGCACGATCTCCATGCGCGTGCCGAACCCGCAGATGGCCCACGCGGTCCGCCGGTGCATCGAGGTCCTGCCGCTCAGGGCCACGGTCACCGGCGCCGCGGTGGCCGACCACGCCAACGACATCGACCACCGGCTCGGCACGGCGGGGCCGCACGAGCCTTCCTGA
- a CDS encoding RecQ family ATP-dependent DNA helicase has translation MITLPLLSSRIKRAAKKHFGWRTLRPGQLAPMKTVMKRRDALVVMPTGGGKSALYQIPGTLLPGPTVVVSPLLALQQDQIAALNEYGTPALRAVRISSAETPNQKAEALESIRNGEARFLFTTPEQLASEPMQVEIRALRPALVAVDEAHCISAWGPDFRPDFLALGHLIRAIGRPPVLALTATASPPVRDDIIKRLGLREVKPMISGLDRSNLFLEVAYCPDENYRWRRLTALLDEDEGLGIVYVATRRAAEELAEKLCEAGYEAAFYHGGMSTGMREERHEAFLADKVQVMVATSAFGMGIDKPNIRWVAHVALPDSPDSYFQEIGRAGRDGAPARALLLWRAEDENIQRYFTGGAVDEKEVRELAAVLRTGAHTKAELREKTGLGTRKLGQLLALLEQVDSVATIGTTKVLAPNYAPPAAEAAKLAVAEAERQQTVQRSRIDMMRAFAQTRSCRGQILLAYFGEHAPEPCGHCDNCLNPPADAPVSPAPAAAAAGEPAAAELFPVHSTVMHQEWGTGMVLGYEEDKMTVLFDTVGYKTLSVTVVAKRSLLTPG, from the coding sequence ATGATCACACTCCCCCTGCTCTCCTCCCGCATCAAGCGCGCCGCCAAGAAGCACTTCGGCTGGCGGACGCTGCGGCCCGGCCAGCTCGCGCCGATGAAGACCGTGATGAAACGGCGCGACGCGCTGGTCGTCATGCCCACCGGCGGCGGCAAGTCCGCGCTCTACCAGATCCCCGGCACGCTGCTGCCCGGCCCGACCGTGGTCGTCTCGCCGCTGCTCGCGCTGCAGCAGGACCAGATCGCCGCGCTCAACGAGTACGGCACGCCGGCGCTGCGCGCGGTCCGGATCAGCTCCGCCGAGACGCCGAACCAGAAGGCCGAGGCGCTCGAGTCGATCCGCAACGGCGAGGCCCGGTTCCTGTTCACCACGCCGGAGCAACTGGCCTCCGAGCCGATGCAGGTGGAGATCCGCGCACTGCGCCCGGCGCTGGTCGCGGTGGACGAGGCGCACTGCATCTCCGCGTGGGGCCCGGACTTCCGGCCGGACTTCCTGGCGCTCGGCCACCTGATCCGCGCGATCGGCCGCCCGCCGGTGCTCGCGCTGACCGCGACCGCGTCCCCGCCGGTCCGCGACGACATCATCAAGCGGCTCGGCCTGCGCGAGGTCAAGCCGATGATCTCCGGCCTGGACCGGTCGAACCTGTTCCTCGAGGTGGCCTACTGCCCGGACGAGAACTACCGCTGGCGGCGGCTGACCGCGCTGCTCGACGAGGACGAGGGCCTGGGCATCGTCTACGTGGCCACCCGACGCGCCGCCGAGGAACTCGCGGAGAAACTGTGCGAAGCGGGCTACGAGGCCGCGTTCTACCACGGCGGCATGTCGACCGGCATGCGCGAGGAGCGGCACGAGGCGTTCCTCGCGGACAAGGTGCAGGTGATGGTCGCGACCAGCGCGTTCGGCATGGGCATCGACAAGCCCAACATCCGCTGGGTCGCGCACGTCGCGCTGCCCGACTCGCCGGACAGCTACTTCCAGGAGATCGGCCGGGCCGGCCGGGACGGCGCACCGGCCCGCGCGCTGCTGCTCTGGCGTGCCGAGGACGAGAACATCCAGCGGTACTTCACCGGCGGCGCGGTCGACGAGAAGGAGGTCCGCGAGCTCGCGGCCGTGCTGCGCACCGGCGCGCACACCAAGGCTGAGCTGCGCGAGAAGACCGGCCTCGGCACCCGCAAGCTCGGCCAGCTGCTCGCACTGCTGGAACAGGTCGACTCGGTCGCCACCATCGGCACCACCAAGGTGCTCGCGCCGAACTACGCGCCGCCCGCGGCCGAGGCCGCCAAGCTCGCGGTCGCCGAGGCGGAGCGGCAGCAGACGGTGCAGCGGTCGCGGATCGACATGATGCGCGCGTTCGCCCAGACCCGGTCCTGCCGCGGCCAGATCCTGCTCGCCTACTTCGGCGAGCACGCGCCCGAGCCGTGCGGCCACTGCGACAACTGCCTCAACCCGCCCGCCGACGCCCCGGTCTCCCCCGCGCCGGCCGCCGCGGCCGCCGGCGAGCCGGCCGCGGCCGAGCTGTTCCCGGTGCACAGCACGGTCATGCACCAGGAGTGGGGCACCGGCATGGTTCTCGGCTACGAGGAGGACAAGATGACCGTCCTCTTCGACACAGTCGGCTACAAGACGCTGTCCGTCACGGTGGTGGCCAAGCGCTCCCTGCTCACGCCGGGTTGA
- the dhbA gene encoding 2,3-dihydro-2,3-dihydroxybenzoate dehydrogenase: MEHVFAGTTALVTGAAQGIGAAVARALADRGARVIATDRNEQRHDHPNIERVRLDVTDADAVREITSVAGPIGLLVNVAGILRLGPVTSLSDRDWADTFAVNATGVFNLSRAVVPGMVARRDGVIITVASNAAGVPRAGMAAYAASKAAAVMFTKSLGLEVARHGVRCNTVCPGSTDTPMQRAMWSEGTGPAAVLRGDPESYRVGIPLGRIAEPEDVADAVLFLASPAARHITMHDLYVDGGATLRA, encoded by the coding sequence ATGGAGCACGTCTTCGCCGGTACGACCGCGCTGGTCACGGGCGCGGCGCAGGGGATTGGTGCGGCGGTCGCGCGGGCGTTGGCGGACCGGGGTGCCCGAGTCATCGCCACCGACCGTAACGAACAACGACATGATCACCCCAACATCGAGCGGGTACGTCTCGACGTCACCGACGCCGACGCGGTCCGCGAGATCACCAGCGTGGCCGGGCCGATCGGGCTGCTCGTCAACGTCGCCGGCATTCTCCGTCTCGGCCCGGTCACCTCGCTGAGCGACCGCGACTGGGCCGACACGTTCGCGGTCAACGCCACCGGCGTCTTCAACCTCAGCCGCGCGGTCGTACCCGGCATGGTCGCCCGCCGGGACGGCGTGATCATCACGGTCGCGTCCAACGCCGCGGGCGTCCCGCGCGCCGGCATGGCCGCGTACGCCGCGTCCAAGGCCGCCGCGGTGATGTTCACCAAGAGCCTCGGTCTGGAGGTCGCGCGGCACGGCGTGCGGTGCAACACGGTCTGTCCCGGCTCCACCGACACGCCCATGCAGCGGGCGATGTGGAGCGAGGGGACCGGGCCGGCCGCGGTGCTGCGCGGCGACCCGGAGTCGTACCGCGTCGGTATCCCGCTCGGCCGGATCGCCGAGCCCGAGGACGTCGCGGACGCGGTGCTGTTCCTCGCCTCACCGGCGGCGCGGCACATCACCATGCACGACCTGTACGTCGACGGCGGCGCCACCCTGCGCGCCTGA
- the dhbC gene encoding isochorismate synthase DhbC: protein MTDLRTQAATELIDDYRPGSSFFFASPRHTLLAEGVAVGVPGRAADLPSYVSGMLGALREAGDDAPIAVGAIPFDGTAAAQLYVPMSVRRSAPPSGRTFAAPVENGYHLRPVPEPARYTEGVTRALEMMDGDALTKVVLARSLHVTADAPVDLRDLVRRLAHRDPRGYTFAADLPHGRTLVGASPELLVSRFGSRVVANPMAGSAARSTDRYEDVRRAAALRDSEKDLREHAVVVESVVEALRPYCKEIEVPVRPSVVPTATMWHLASRIAAEVADDAISSLELAHALHPTPAICGVPVDAARAAIAEIEPFDRGFYTGMVGWADAAGDGEWVVTIRCAEVDDRSMRLYAGAGIVPGSSPESELAETTAKFRTMLRAMGLGDE from the coding sequence ATGACCGACCTGAGGACACAAGCGGCCACGGAGCTGATCGACGACTACCGTCCGGGGTCGTCGTTCTTCTTCGCCTCCCCCCGGCACACGCTGCTGGCCGAGGGGGTGGCGGTCGGCGTGCCCGGCCGGGCCGCGGACCTCCCCTCGTACGTGTCCGGCATGCTGGGCGCGCTGCGCGAGGCCGGTGACGACGCACCGATCGCGGTCGGCGCGATCCCGTTCGACGGCACCGCGGCCGCGCAACTGTACGTGCCGATGTCGGTGCGCCGGTCCGCGCCGCCGTCCGGCCGGACGTTCGCGGCGCCGGTGGAGAACGGTTACCACCTGCGCCCGGTCCCGGAGCCCGCGCGGTACACCGAGGGCGTCACCCGGGCACTGGAGATGATGGACGGTGACGCGCTCACCAAGGTCGTGCTGGCCCGGTCGCTGCACGTCACCGCGGACGCGCCGGTCGACCTGCGCGACCTGGTCCGGCGGCTGGCGCACCGGGACCCGCGCGGCTACACGTTCGCGGCCGACCTCCCGCACGGCCGCACGCTGGTCGGTGCCAGCCCGGAGCTGCTGGTCTCCCGGTTCGGCAGCCGCGTGGTGGCGAACCCGATGGCCGGTTCCGCGGCCCGCAGCACCGACCGGTACGAGGACGTGCGCCGCGCCGCCGCGCTGCGCGACTCGGAGAAGGACCTGCGCGAGCACGCGGTCGTGGTCGAGTCCGTGGTGGAGGCGCTGCGCCCGTACTGCAAGGAGATCGAGGTGCCGGTCCGGCCGTCCGTGGTGCCGACCGCGACCATGTGGCACCTGGCCAGCCGGATCGCGGCCGAGGTCGCGGACGACGCGATCTCGTCGCTGGAACTGGCGCACGCGCTGCACCCGACGCCGGCGATCTGCGGCGTGCCGGTCGACGCGGCCCGCGCCGCGATCGCCGAGATAGAGCCGTTCGACCGCGGCTTCTACACCGGCATGGTCGGCTGGGCGGACGCGGCCGGGGACGGCGAGTGGGTGGTGACGATCCGCTGCGCCGAGGTGGACGACCGGTCGATGCGGCTCTACGCCGGCGCCGGCATCGTGCCCGGCTCGTCGCCGGAGTCGGAACTGGCCGAGACGACCGCGAAGTTCCGTACCATGCTGCGCGCGATGGGGCTGGGCGATGAGTGA
- a CDS encoding (2,3-dihydroxybenzoyl)adenylate synthase — protein sequence MLTDFTPWPDATAQRYRAAGYWQGETFSGWLHGLAARFGERVAVVDGARRWSYAALNEAASRTAGAFEDLGVSRGDRVVVQLPNIGEFLPIVLGLFRLGALPVFTLPSHRRAEIGHIAAATDAVAYVHPGVWERFDHHRLADEVRPLAPSLRHVVTPADLADGKPFDGTDVSAGDVAFLQLSGGSTGLPKLIPRTHDDYLYSIRASAEICRLSSDTVYLVALPIAHNFTMSSPGVLGVLHAGGRVVTCPAPSPAVAFPLIAAERVTMTALVPPLAMVWLDSAASSDADLSSLQLLQVGGARLSDEAAARVEPVLGCALQQVFGMAEGLVNYTRPDDPPALVVGTQGRPISPDDEIRIVDASDREVPAGEVGHLLTRGPYTIRGYYRAPEHNAVAFTADGFYRTGDLVRQLPSGHLVVEGRAKDQINRGGEKIAAEEVENQLLAHPAVLDASVVAVPDPVLGERTCAYLILRPAAPSLTAGQVRAFVRSRGLAAYKIPDRVEFVDAFPQTAVGKISKARLRRREGLS from the coding sequence ATGCTCACTGACTTCACGCCGTGGCCCGACGCGACCGCGCAACGGTATCGGGCGGCCGGGTACTGGCAGGGCGAGACGTTCTCCGGATGGCTGCACGGGCTGGCCGCGCGCTTCGGCGAGCGGGTGGCCGTCGTGGACGGTGCGCGGCGGTGGAGCTATGCCGCGCTGAACGAGGCCGCCTCCCGTACCGCCGGGGCCTTCGAAGATCTTGGGGTGTCCCGCGGCGACCGCGTGGTGGTGCAGCTGCCGAACATCGGCGAATTCCTGCCGATCGTGCTCGGGCTGTTCCGGCTCGGCGCGCTGCCGGTGTTCACGCTGCCGTCGCACCGCCGGGCCGAGATCGGGCACATCGCGGCCGCCACCGACGCGGTCGCCTACGTGCACCCGGGCGTGTGGGAGCGCTTCGACCACCACCGGCTCGCGGACGAGGTGCGGCCGCTCGCGCCGTCGCTGCGGCACGTCGTCACCCCGGCGGACCTCGCGGACGGCAAACCCTTCGACGGTACGGACGTGAGCGCCGGCGACGTCGCGTTCCTGCAACTGTCCGGCGGCAGCACCGGCCTGCCGAAACTGATCCCGCGCACGCACGACGACTACCTCTACAGCATCCGCGCGTCCGCGGAGATCTGCCGCCTGTCGTCGGACACGGTCTACCTGGTCGCGCTGCCGATCGCGCACAACTTCACGATGAGCTCGCCCGGCGTGCTCGGCGTACTGCACGCGGGCGGCCGGGTGGTGACGTGCCCGGCGCCGAGCCCGGCCGTGGCGTTCCCGCTGATCGCGGCGGAACGGGTGACGATGACCGCGCTGGTGCCGCCGCTCGCGATGGTCTGGCTGGATTCGGCCGCGTCGTCCGATGCGGACCTGTCCTCGCTGCAACTGCTGCAGGTCGGCGGCGCCCGGCTCTCCGACGAGGCGGCCGCGCGGGTGGAACCGGTGCTGGGCTGCGCGTTGCAGCAGGTGTTCGGCATGGCCGAGGGCCTGGTCAACTACACCCGGCCCGACGACCCGCCCGCGCTGGTGGTCGGCACGCAGGGACGGCCGATCTCGCCGGACGACGAGATCCGGATCGTCGACGCGTCCGATCGGGAGGTGCCGGCCGGCGAGGTCGGGCATCTGCTGACCCGCGGGCCGTACACGATCCGCGGCTACTACCGGGCTCCGGAGCACAACGCGGTCGCGTTCACGGCGGACGGCTTCTACCGGACCGGTGACCTGGTGCGGCAGCTGCCGAGCGGGCACCTCGTGGTCGAGGGCCGGGCCAAGGACCAGATCAACCGGGGCGGGGAGAAGATCGCGGCCGAGGAGGTGGAGAACCAGCTGCTCGCCCACCCGGCCGTGCTGGACGCCTCGGTCGTCGCGGTGCCGGACCCGGTGCTGGGCGAACGGACCTGCGCCTACCTGATCCTCCGGCCCGCCGCGCCGTCGCTGACCGCGGGGCAGGTACGCGCGTTCGTCCGGTCGAGGGGCCTCGCCGCCTACAAGATCCCGGACCGGGTCGAGTTCGTGGACGCGTTCCCGCAGACCGCGGTCGGCAAGATCAGCAAGGCACGTCTCCGTCGCAGGGAAGGGCTTTCGTGA
- a CDS encoding isochorismatase family protein, whose amino-acid sequence MSIPVVDPYPLPEVSDLPRGRVSWTVDPARAVLLVHDLQRHFLRYYTPGTSPLDPMLDAIDRLRARAAALGVPVVFSAQPGGQTPAQRGLQQQMWGAGVGAGVPAQIVVPLSDGETLMPKWRYSAFHRTTLDTLMGTRDQLVICGVYAHIGVAATAADAFMRDIQAFVVSDAVADFSRADHDAALTRIADHCGVVLPTAAVFPT is encoded by the coding sequence GTGAGCATTCCGGTCGTCGATCCGTACCCGCTGCCAGAGGTTTCTGATCTTCCGCGTGGGCGGGTGTCGTGGACCGTCGACCCGGCGCGTGCGGTGCTGCTGGTGCACGATCTCCAGCGGCACTTCCTCCGTTACTACACGCCCGGCACGTCCCCGCTGGACCCGATGCTGGACGCGATCGACCGGCTGCGCGCACGGGCCGCCGCGCTCGGGGTGCCGGTGGTGTTCTCCGCACAGCCCGGCGGTCAGACGCCCGCGCAGCGGGGGTTGCAGCAGCAGATGTGGGGCGCCGGCGTCGGTGCGGGCGTGCCCGCGCAGATCGTGGTGCCGCTGTCCGACGGCGAGACGCTGATGCCGAAGTGGCGCTACAGCGCGTTCCACCGCACCACGCTGGACACGCTGATGGGCACCCGCGACCAGCTGGTCATCTGCGGCGTCTACGCCCACATCGGCGTGGCGGCCACGGCCGCGGACGCTTTCATGCGCGACATCCAGGCCTTCGTCGTCTCCGACGCGGTCGCCGACTTCAGCCGTGCCGACCACGACGCCGCCCTCACCCGCATCGCCGACCACTGCGGCGTCGTCCTCCCCACCGCCGCCGTCTTCCCCACCTGA
- a CDS encoding RNA polymerase subunit sigma-70 yields MTGREDDAMSETALTEPAFSGLAERHRRELHVHCYRMLGSFEDAEDTVQETFLRAWRRRETFQGRSTLRAWLYRIATNACLDLLAKVRPEAATGGEVPWLQPYPDRLLDELPAGDADEPETVAVARETIELAYLVAVQHLAPRPRAVLILRDVLGWPAKDVADLLGDSVNSVNSALQRARAGMREHLPAERQDWTGGVEDAGTRELVRRFTEASVATDVTALAGMLRDDVRFSMPPTPGLHRGRDAVVNDWTRDGFPDLTGLRGVPTAVNRQPAVAFYHWRERERAYLPLTLDVLRITGGAITELTTFHADRFARLGLPERLPADGTE; encoded by the coding sequence ATGACGGGACGTGAGGATGACGCGATGAGTGAGACCGCTCTTACCGAGCCGGCGTTCTCCGGGCTGGCCGAACGCCACCGCCGGGAGCTGCACGTGCACTGTTACCGGATGCTCGGCTCGTTCGAGGACGCCGAGGACACGGTGCAGGAGACCTTCCTGCGGGCCTGGCGGCGGCGGGAGACGTTCCAGGGACGGTCGACGTTGCGGGCCTGGCTGTACCGGATCGCCACCAATGCCTGCCTGGACCTGCTCGCCAAGGTACGCCCGGAAGCGGCCACCGGCGGCGAGGTGCCGTGGCTGCAGCCGTACCCGGACCGGTTGCTCGACGAACTGCCCGCCGGCGACGCGGACGAGCCGGAGACCGTCGCGGTCGCACGGGAGACGATCGAGCTGGCGTACCTGGTCGCGGTCCAGCATCTCGCGCCGCGCCCACGGGCCGTGCTGATCCTCCGGGACGTGCTCGGCTGGCCGGCCAAGGACGTCGCGGACCTGCTCGGCGACTCGGTCAACTCGGTGAACAGCGCGCTGCAACGGGCCCGGGCCGGCATGCGGGAGCACCTGCCGGCCGAACGGCAGGACTGGACCGGCGGCGTCGAGGACGCCGGCACGCGGGAGCTGGTCCGCCGCTTCACCGAGGCCAGCGTGGCCACGGACGTCACGGCGCTGGCCGGGATGCTGCGCGACGACGTCCGGTTCTCGATGCCGCCCACGCCGGGCCTGCACCGCGGCCGCGACGCGGTGGTCAACGACTGGACCCGGGACGGCTTCCCGGACCTGACCGGCCTGCGCGGGGTCCCCACCGCCGTGAACCGGCAGCCCGCCGTCGCGTTCTACCACTGGCGGGAGCGGGAACGGGCGTACCTGCCGTTGACGCTCGACGTCCTGCGGATCACCGGCGGCGCGATCACCGAGCTGACCACGTTCCACGCCGACCGGTTCGCCCGGCTCGGCCTGCCGGAGCGGCTGCCCGCGGACGGCACCGAGTAG